The segment AACAAACCTATTTTCAAAAGAGATAAAGGGAGAGATTCCCACAGACCTTAAACTACGTCTTGAGGAGTATAGCAAACGGTTTACCGCAGAAAAATTTACAGAGCTGTTATCTTTTTTAGGCTATTATATTATCGATGAAAACGATAATGAAATCGTTGTGCAAAAATCCAAATTTATCAAATCGATAAATTTCAAAGGGAATTTTTCCGTTTTAAGTAGCCAGCTTTTATTGGCATCAGGGATTAATATCGGTGACCCATTTTATATAGACACTTTTTATAATATCAGAAAAAATATCGAAACTTTTTATAAAAACAACGGCTTTATCGATGCAGAAATTAGAGTCACAAGCGATGATGAAAATATCAACATAGAGGTGGATGAAGGCTTAAGATATTACATCGATGAAATAGAAATTGTAATAGACGAAGAGAAAAAATCTATAAAAATTCCGATAAAACCATACACAGAGGAAATAATAAATAAGGAGGTGGAAAAGGCAAAAGAATTTCTCAAAAATAATTACTACTTTAATAGCAAAGTTTTAAGACAAGATCTCATAAAAAAGGGGATCAAAAGAATTTATCCCCTCGACGATCCAATACCCCTACTCATCTCATTCATCAAAGGTGGAGTAGTGATAAAACCTGTCATATATATTTCAAAAGGTGAACAGCACAAATTGAATATAAAAAGTAAATTTGATTTTGATAATACAGGTATAAAAAGATTTTTCATAGAAAACTTTAAAACTACAGACAAATTTGACATTAGAGAGCTCGAACTAAAATTGTCTGAATATCTTGAGGCTTCTGGATTCATAAATCCTGAAGTGGACATTACTATAGATAACAACGAGATAACTGTAACCATTGATGCAGAGAATTACATAAGATCTTTCAATATCGATCTCTACATAAATAACCAAAAAAATTCAGACCTTATCGATTCAAATCTTAAATCTTTGATTTTAGCCTGTCAGGATGACAAAGCTAAAAAATACCTTGAAGATAAATTACAATCCGAAGGATATGGTGAGTTTGTGATTAAAGATTACAATATACAACGAAGTCAACACTCTGTTAGTGGTAAAATTGTAGTAGAAACAGCGATACCTAAGACAATAAAAGCTATCTTTGTTAATGGTAAAAGGTATGAAACCAGCAAAACTTACAAACTGTATCCACAAGAGATAGAGAATTTAAGAAAAGAGATATATACAAGCTTTTCTGATAGCTGTTGGATATCCGGACTTAATATAGAGAAAATAGAAAATGAGAGTATCTTTTTTACGTTAAACTGCTCAACGCCTCATATATCTGAAATATTGTCAAACACCGATGAAATAGTATCTAAAATCAAAAAAAGGTTTTTTAAAGATGATGATATATTAACCACATCTAAATTTGAAGATCTATATGATTATTTGCTGAGAAACAAAAATTCTGAAAAAGTATCTCTGCAACAATTTAACATAGATAA is part of the Calditerrivibrio nitroreducens DSM 19672 genome and harbors:
- a CDS encoding POTRA domain-containing protein, whose amino-acid sequence is MRVLSLVLIFSVIFATNLFSKEIKGEIPTDLKLRLEEYSKRFTAEKFTELLSFLGYYIIDENDNEIVVQKSKFIKSINFKGNFSVLSSQLLLASGINIGDPFYIDTFYNIRKNIETFYKNNGFIDAEIRVTSDDENINIEVDEGLRYYIDEIEIVIDEEKKSIKIPIKPYTEEIINKEVEKAKEFLKNNYYFNSKVLRQDLIKKGIKRIYPLDDPIPLLISFIKGGVVIKPVIYISKGEQHKLNIKSKFDFDNTGIKRFFIENFKTTDKFDIRELELKLSEYLEASGFINPEVDITIDNNEITVTIDAENYIRSFNIDLYINNQKNSDLIDSNLKSLILACQDDKAKKYLEDKLQSEGYGEFVIKDYNIQRSQHSVSGKIVVETAIPKTIKAIFVNGKRYETSKTYKLYPQEIENLRKEIYTSFSDSCWISGLNIEKIENESIFFTLNCSTPHISEILSNTDEIVSKIKKRFFKDDDILTTSKFEDLYDYLLRNKNSEKVSLQQFNIDNETILAINRLKGKENRIYGILGYDSIDRFSLELGYNRFDILNSGRTLSLSLKKSYNETSLLLSLAGQKTINKNVDDYLAISLKDRDENDFEFKEATPTVISKITLDNLQLYIGLSLSYLDIYKTSFSKYYSNIYEKDYNLLNIPLKLIYNSKNFESLTGDGFSISLSETPIFTKDITIIESRAKFEGFKSLINNPFMLKLTVDLQHITGDKDKIPVNYLITLGGPQRMKAYGYRELGFKDPITNATIGDKALVYSEIFLGYKPIDFVLIGPFFEYALSGDDFSEMREAKDLGIELIISQKGVGFFSMSYAYAPFKPYKGSNAFYVNFGVNF